CTTCATCTGAAAGAGAGATGACAGGGGCACTGTCCCACCGAGTAAGAACAGCCACATCAGCGACCACTTTTTCGCCAAGATATGCCTCAACATCACCCATGATAGCCGAGAGCGCCTCAGCCCCTTTCAGGGCAAAAATACCACTGTCAAATGTAACAAAAACCCGATCTGCAGCAACAAGCCCGTTGAGGACGAACTGCCCCATACTCGGGGGAGTATCAATGAGAATGTAATCATACTCACTATGAATCTTTGATATCGCATCTTCCAGGATCATGGCGCGGTCGGTGATGCCATAGAGGTACGGCTCTGCACCAACAAGATCAAGCGATGAAGGCGCCAGAAAAATGCCGGATTTTGTATTTGTGATTATATCCGTCAGGCCAACAGGAGCATAGTCTCCTGCATAGGACATGAACACATCATACATACTCAGGCGAACAGAACACGGGTCAATGCCAAGGCCCGATGTTGCATTTGCCTGTGGATCACAGTCGATAACAAGCACACGCTTCCCACTTTCATGCAAAAATCCAGCTATATTTAAACATGATGTGGTTTTTCCAGTACCACCCTTATGATGGGCAAACGTTACAATCAAAATTATTTGCACCCCAGTATAATCATCAAGTTTATCAATTAGATCTAGGAAATATAGTATATAAAAAGATCCCTGAACAATTATTTTGATTTTAAAACAAGTTAATATAATTAACCGTATTAATTGCATAAATGCATTAAATCCGTGAATTTGGTTATTATTATTTCTCACCACATGCCTACCAAACAAATAATGATTAATGTTTTGGAACCATATTTCCATACATACATTATTTATATATTTTGAATTAAAATATGAGACATGCCAAGTACAATCACAGATATTAAAATTCAAAATACATAATAAAAATATATTCATGCACAATAATGCCAGTATTTTGAGACAATTCGGATGCGAATTCATGCAAAAATATTTAATGCTATACAATAGCGCATACTACAACAAATACATTCTAGAATATAAATATCATCCATTTTCCACAAAACAGATATAATATAGTTCATCAGGTAGCAGAAACATTCATCTAAAAATTGAGAATATTTCCTCGCCATAAAGAGCAGATTCAAGAAAACAAGATAAAAAAATTATCATATAACATTCAGATTTAAAAAATAAGTAATTTGATGGAATGAATTACAATAAAATGCTACAAATAACGCAAAATGAGAACAAATGACGTCCATATATGCACCTTCAGGCACCAAAACCCAGCCCAAATGGCAATTATTCGGCCGTGTAGAAATACTCTAAGAAAATAGCAACCGAAAGAACGATAATACGGGAACCCCAATTTCATTTGACCACAAATTAACAAGGGATTTCTCAAAGCAATGTCTGAGAACAGGTTCATCAATCTTGTGAAAACCCTCTCATCGTCATCAAAA
Above is a window of Methanogenium organophilum DNA encoding:
- a CDS encoding ParA family protein, whose amino-acid sequence is MQIILIVTFAHHKGGTGKTTSCLNIAGFLHESGKRVLVIDCDPQANATSGLGIDPCSVRLSMYDVFMSYAGDYAPVGLTDIITNTKSGIFLAPSSLDLVGAEPYLYGITDRAMILEDAISKIHSEYDYILIDTPPSMGQFVLNGLVAADRVFVTFDSGIFALKGAEALSAIMGDVEAYLGEKVVADVAVLTRWDSAPVISLSDEGFIARLKQLFFGKADLAGREVEPKRLSAFKNDVKKSFDTVYTVPFDTNVQIAQVNGLPLAQFAPQCEAARVYREIAEMINS